The DNA region GACAATCTCTAGGAAATTTTGATGCTAATGTTATGTATAGTAAAACAAATGCTGATGGCTATCGTAGTCAAAGTCATGATGACACAGAATTTTTTCAAGGAAATTTAAAATATAATATCAGTGATACGCAAGCACTTGAATTTAAATATTCTCATCACGAATCTGATATTTTTTCACCTGATATGCTTACTAGAAAACAATTACAAGAGGATAGAAAGCAAGCTGGTAATAAAGTTACTAAAGTTAATACCGAAAAAGATGATTATGTTTTAACATACAATACTAAATTAAGTGATAATTTAGAGTTTAATATGGTTGCTTTTCAAAATGAAACAAATTTAAAAATTTCTGACAAAGGAAAAAAACCTTATGGTTTCTTTGATGATAAAAAGAAAGGAATTAAGCCTAAGTTAAAATATTATTATGGAGAAAATAAAACTTCATCAGTAGTTGTTGGATTAGATTATATTGATAATGAAGCAAAAAGATGGGCTAATATGGACCAAAAAGAATTTATTATCACGCAAAATAAATTTGACAAAGAAACTTTTGGTGCTTTTGTTATGAATAACTTTGCTACTGGTAATTTTGAATTTAATCAAGGATTTAGATATGAAAGATCTGAATATGATATTTGGAGAAAATCTACCTTAGATATGGCTAATATGATGAAATCTGGTAAACCTGGTAAACCTGGTAAACCTGATATAGCTCTACCTCCTACTGACCCTTTAAATAAAAATAAAGTTGAAGAAAATTTTGCATTAGAATTGTCAGGTTCTTATTTATACTCTGATACAGGAAAAGTTTATACTAGATTAGAACAAGGATTTACTTCTCCACCACCAGCACTTTTAACTGATACTGTTCCTTATGAAAAAAAGACTCCTATGGGACCTATGTCTGTAACAAAATATGAACTTAATGATTTAGAGTCTGAAACATATAGAAGTATAGAGTTAGGTATGAGTGACTATATTGGAAATACTTCTATCAATACATCTGTTTTCTATACTCAAACAAATAATGAAATCTATACTTATATGGTTGGAATGGGAAAACAAACATTAAACTATAATATTGATAAAACAGAAAGATTTGGTGCCGAGATAGCATTAGAACAGTATTTTGGAAAATTAACTTTATCTGAATCATATCAATATATGCATGCTGAAATAAAAAAGGGAACTGAAAAAAAATACGATACTAATGGAAATAAAATCAATGGTGCAAATCTAGCAGGTAGAAAAATAGAGGGAGTTCCTACTCATAAATTTACTTTTGGAGCTAAATATGATTTCACTCCTAACTTTAATATTAATGGTGAAGTAATTTATACAGGAGACTCTTATATTAAAAATGATAATCTTAGTGGAAAAAGAAGTAGCTATACAGTTACTAATATAAGAACTGGATATTCATTTGATAACGGACTAACACTTTATGCTGGAATCAATAACCTATTCGATAAAAAATACTATGATAGTGTTGATTATAGTGAAAAAAATGGTTATACTTATGATCCAGCAGCAGAAAGAAATTATTATGTAGGATTCAGATATAGCCTATAATATTCTGAATCATAGAAATTAGAATGCGAGGAATTATATGAAAAAAGTTTTACCTATCGTACTT from Fusobacterium sp. SYSU M8D902 includes:
- a CDS encoding TonB-dependent receptor, with product MNKKKVTLLLALLAVAAYGEESIDLGKSVIYSTTGFATEMRKTAANPTIVTSDKIKEKEYKTVLDVLKDIPSVSITKDTFGSTVDLRGQGSAIAKRNVQILIDGVAVNSLDTSMTSTPINTIPVSSIERIEVIPGGGSVLYGSGTAGGVINIITKNGKGLRADVAYDHTSFGGNKYDVSAGQSLGNFDANVMYSKTNADGYRSQSHDDTEFFQGNLKYNISDTQALEFKYSHHESDIFSPDMLTRKQLQEDRKQAGNKVTKVNTEKDDYVLTYNTKLSDNLEFNMVAFQNETNLKISDKGKKPYGFFDDKKKGIKPKLKYYYGENKTSSVVVGLDYIDNEAKRWANMDQKEFIITQNKFDKETFGAFVMNNFATGNFEFNQGFRYERSEYDIWRKSTLDMANMMKSGKPGKPGKPDIALPPTDPLNKNKVEENFALELSGSYLYSDTGKVYTRLEQGFTSPPPALLTDTVPYEKKTPMGPMSVTKYELNDLESETYRSIELGMSDYIGNTSINTSVFYTQTNNEIYTYMVGMGKQTLNYNIDKTERFGAEIALEQYFGKLTLSESYQYMHAEIKKGTEKKYDTNGNKINGANLAGRKIEGVPTHKFTFGAKYDFTPNFNINGEVIYTGDSYIKNDNLSGKRSSYTVTNIRTGYSFDNGLTLYAGINNLFDKKYYDSVDYSEKNGYTYDPAAERNYYVGFRYSL